A stretch of Acidimicrobiales bacterium DNA encodes these proteins:
- a CDS encoding enoyl-CoA hydratase/isomerase family protein: MRIAHWSADEARAVMAGGSLDQEVGAAHGVAAVVVELSDSDAGADIAAALTALPVIAVAPGAPVDAGWDVTPDDPAEVLEGVLAAPLAAVTTTQVLRRSPTTDAADGLLVESLAYATLQAGPEFAAWLAGRGRRVRTDDSPRLSVESRADTTVITLSRSKLRNMMDARMRTELVEALRTAALSEGPIVLAGDGPAFCAGGDLAEFGAVSDPATAHQIRSSANVAPWLLRVADRTTAHVHGACVGAGVELAAFCGTVIAEEDARFRLPETRMGLMPGAGGTVSVPGRIGRARTLEWLLTGHEIDVGTARDWGLVDRIR; encoded by the coding sequence ATGCGCATCGCCCACTGGTCCGCCGACGAGGCTCGGGCCGTGATGGCGGGCGGCAGTCTGGATCAGGAAGTGGGCGCGGCCCACGGCGTGGCGGCGGTCGTCGTCGAGTTGTCCGACTCGGACGCCGGCGCCGACATCGCAGCCGCCCTCACGGCGCTCCCCGTGATCGCGGTCGCACCCGGGGCGCCGGTCGACGCGGGGTGGGATGTCACGCCGGACGATCCCGCCGAGGTGCTCGAGGGCGTGCTGGCTGCCCCCCTCGCCGCCGTCACGACCACCCAGGTGCTCCGGCGCAGCCCGACCACCGACGCCGCCGACGGCCTGCTCGTGGAGTCCCTCGCCTACGCGACCCTCCAGGCCGGGCCCGAATTCGCCGCGTGGCTCGCCGGCCGCGGCCGCCGCGTCCGCACCGACGACTCGCCGCGGCTGAGCGTCGAATCCCGAGCCGACACGACCGTGATCACCCTGTCGCGATCGAAGTTGCGCAACATGATGGACGCCCGCATGCGGACCGAGCTGGTCGAGGCTCTGCGGACGGCGGCCCTGAGTGAGGGCCCGATCGTGCTGGCGGGTGACGGACCGGCCTTCTGCGCCGGGGGCGACCTCGCGGAGTTCGGCGCCGTCTCGGACCCGGCCACGGCGCACCAGATCCGCTCCAGTGCCAACGTCGCGCCATGGCTCCTGCGCGTCGCGGATCGCACGACGGCGCACGTGCACGGCGCGTGCGTGGGCGCCGGGGTCGAACTCGCCGCGTTCTGCGGAACCGTGATCGCCGAAGAGGACGCACGGTTCCGACTTCCCGAGACCCGCATGGGCCTCATGCCCGGCGCGGGGGGAACGGTGAGCGTTCCCGGGCGGATCGGACGGGCCAGGACCCTCGAGTGGCTCCTGACCGGCCACGAGATCGACGTCGGCACCGCGCGGGACTGGGGCCTTGTCGACCGCATCCGCTGA
- a CDS encoding class I adenylate-forming enzyme family protein, protein MMLLEMAASGLGDRVAVGSVDGGLTYQQLFDQAAEAAARFRGAPGTNVVLCDESSPAVPVALFGAAWAGMPYVPLNYRLPDDDLRALAERSAPGVAIGDDAGAARLAGVHGLSAVTRDGFLADRAGGAPAATAGDWSMDPDEIAVLLFTSGTTGAPKSAVLRHKHLVSYILGSVEFMGAGEDEATIVSVPPYHVAGVSAMLSSVYAGRRIVQLPRFDPHDWIDTVEQEGVTHAMVVPTMLSRIVEALDERGGEPLLGVRALSYGGGKMPEPVIRRALDLFPITNFVNAYGLTETSSTIALLGPDDHRIAQYSEDAGERARLRSAGRPLPGIEVSVRDDDFNELPPGEVGEIFVRGEQVSGEYLEKGSLLVHDGWFPTRDGGFIDDGGYLFVQGRNDDVIIRGGENMSPGEIEDVLLTDERVKEAAAVGVPDTEWGEKVVAVVVRNGDCDEGELQTLVRNRLRSSRVPSHIVFVDELPYNDTGKLLRRVLRENLAHLGDDPTD, encoded by the coding sequence ATGATGCTGCTCGAGATGGCCGCGAGTGGCCTCGGTGACCGTGTCGCCGTCGGCTCGGTCGACGGTGGCCTCACCTACCAGCAGCTGTTCGACCAGGCCGCCGAAGCCGCCGCCCGCTTCCGGGGTGCGCCCGGCACGAACGTGGTGTTGTGCGACGAATCCAGTCCGGCCGTGCCGGTGGCCCTGTTCGGTGCGGCCTGGGCGGGCATGCCCTACGTCCCGCTGAACTATCGCCTCCCGGACGACGACCTGCGCGCCCTCGCCGAACGGAGTGCTCCGGGCGTCGCGATCGGCGACGACGCGGGCGCCGCTCGTCTCGCCGGCGTGCACGGCCTCAGCGCCGTCACCCGTGACGGATTCCTCGCCGATCGGGCTGGCGGCGCCCCCGCCGCCACCGCCGGTGACTGGTCGATGGATCCGGACGAGATCGCCGTCCTGCTCTTCACCAGCGGCACCACGGGCGCGCCGAAGTCCGCGGTCCTGCGCCACAAGCATCTCGTCAGCTACATCCTCGGCTCGGTCGAATTCATGGGCGCGGGCGAGGACGAGGCGACGATCGTCAGCGTGCCGCCGTATCACGTCGCCGGGGTGTCGGCGATGCTGTCCTCGGTCTATGCCGGGCGACGCATCGTCCAACTGCCGAGGTTCGATCCGCACGACTGGATCGACACCGTCGAGCAGGAAGGCGTCACCCACGCCATGGTCGTGCCGACCATGCTGTCGCGCATCGTCGAGGCGCTCGACGAACGGGGCGGCGAACCGCTCCTCGGGGTCCGTGCGCTTTCCTACGGCGGCGGCAAGATGCCCGAGCCGGTCATCCGCCGCGCCCTCGACCTCTTCCCCATCACCAACTTCGTCAACGCCTACGGGCTGACGGAGACGAGTTCCACGATCGCCCTCCTCGGACCGGACGACCACCGGATCGCCCAGTACAGCGAGGACGCCGGCGAGCGCGCCCGCCTGCGGTCCGCGGGGCGGCCGCTCCCCGGCATCGAGGTCTCCGTTCGCGACGACGACTTCAACGAGTTGCCGCCGGGTGAGGTCGGGGAGATCTTCGTGCGGGGCGAGCAGGTCTCCGGTGAATATCTGGAGAAGGGTTCGCTCCTCGTCCACGACGGCTGGTTCCCCACCCGCGACGGGGGCTTCATCGACGACGGCGGCTACCTGTTCGTCCAAGGGCGCAACGACGACGTCATCATCCGGGGCGGTGAGAACATGTCCCCGGGTGAGATCGAGGACGTCCTGCTCACCGACGAACGGGTGAAGGAAGCCGCCGCCGTCGGCGTGCCGGACACCGAATGGGGCGAGAAGGTCGTGGCCGTCGTCGTCCGCAACGGCGACTGTGACGAGGGGGAGCTCCAGACGCTGGTACGGAACCGGCTGCGGTCGAGTCGCGTACCGTCCCACATCGTGTTCGTCGACGAGCTTCCCTACAACGACACCGGCAAGCTCCTGCGCCGGGTCCTGCGCGAGAACCTCGCCCATCTCGGCGACGACCCGACCGACTGA
- a CDS encoding Flp family type IVb pilin: protein MRVVTHIRTLLATRAEDDRGASLVEYALLLALIAMVCIAAVTALGGTTSESFSEVTSMLE, encoded by the coding sequence ATGCGGGTAGTCACGCATATTCGTACCCTGCTCGCGACGCGAGCCGAAGACGACCGAGGTGCCAGTCTCGTGGAGTACGCGCTACTCCTCGCCCTCATCGCGATGGTGTGCATCGCCGCGGTGACGGCGCTCGGTGGAACGACCTCGGAGTCGTTCTCCGAGGTCACGTCGATGCTGGAGTGA
- a CDS encoding CoA transferase, producing MDGRADLSTWARSGAMWLTGRPDGPPSVAPAPLASAMEAAAADLCRETARWGRAVEVDGPALLGERAAITGMTRNGDTSVGGAARFIAVADGWVALNLPRPEDVASLPALVGAAIDPGDWPAVARGLAALTTEEVVARAALLGLAVGAPGRRRTRPASPVSVLSGGGPRTRTDRPLVVDLGSLWAAPLAAQLLGAAGARVVKVEGRHRPDGARRGSRAFFDLLNHGKECVSIDVEAAEERGFLRRILAGADLVIEGSRPRVMEHLGIDPAALAAAGTSWLSITAHGRTGEAANRIGFGDDAAVEGGLFVAGDPPGFVADAAADPLTGLVAAAFGAELLAGDRSAVVEAPLARAASWAARPPVEAPVVRAGDGWAVEVDGRLVEVAPPRHRPIPSAAPALGAHDEALRAEFPG from the coding sequence GTGGACGGGCGCGCGGATCTCTCGACCTGGGCGCGGAGCGGCGCGATGTGGCTGACCGGCCGGCCGGACGGTCCTCCGTCGGTCGCGCCGGCACCGCTCGCGTCGGCGATGGAGGCGGCCGCCGCCGATCTGTGCCGGGAGACGGCTCGGTGGGGACGGGCCGTGGAGGTCGACGGCCCCGCACTGCTCGGCGAACGGGCTGCGATCACCGGGATGACCCGCAACGGCGACACGTCGGTCGGGGGTGCGGCCCGGTTCATCGCGGTGGCCGACGGATGGGTCGCCCTCAATCTCCCGCGGCCGGAGGATGTCGCGTCGCTCCCGGCGCTCGTCGGTGCCGCGATCGACCCCGGCGACTGGCCCGCCGTGGCCCGTGGGCTCGCCGCGCTCACGACCGAGGAGGTCGTCGCCCGGGCAGCCCTGCTCGGGCTCGCCGTGGGGGCGCCCGGCCGGCGCCGTACCCGCCCGGCCTCACCGGTCTCGGTGTTGTCCGGCGGCGGTCCCCGCACCCGCACCGATCGCCCGCTCGTGGTCGACCTCGGGTCCCTCTGGGCGGCGCCGCTGGCCGCCCAGTTGCTCGGCGCCGCAGGGGCGCGGGTGGTGAAGGTCGAGGGCCGTCACCGGCCCGATGGCGCGCGTCGTGGCTCCCGCGCCTTCTTCGATCTGCTCAATCACGGCAAGGAGTGCGTGAGCATCGACGTCGAAGCGGCCGAGGAGCGCGGCTTCCTCCGCCGGATCCTGGCGGGTGCGGACCTCGTGATCGAGGGATCCCGCCCGCGGGTCATGGAGCACCTCGGCATCGATCCCGCGGCGCTGGCGGCGGCCGGCACCTCCTGGCTGTCCATCACCGCCCACGGACGCACCGGCGAGGCGGCGAATCGGATCGGGTTCGGCGACGATGCCGCGGTGGAGGGCGGGCTGTTCGTGGCCGGTGATCCGCCCGGTTTCGTGGCCGACGCGGCGGCGGACCCGCTGACGGGCCTCGTCGCGGCCGCCTTCGGCGCGGAGCTCCTCGCGGGCGATCGTTCGGCCGTGGTCGAGGCCCCACTCGCGCGGGCGGCGTCGTGGGCGGCCCGGCCCCCGGTCGAGGCCCCCGTGGTCCGCGCCGGCGATGGCTGGGCGGTGGAGGTCGACGGTCGACTCGTGGAGGTCGCGCCACCCCGGCATCGTCCGATCCCGTCCGCCGCGCCCGCGCTCGGTGCCCACGACGAGGCGCTGCGAGCCGAGTTTCCCGGCTGA
- a CDS encoding amidase — MSDGPWQGDVISLVEAYRSGERHPREEVQATLDAAADDPLNAVCHVDGDAALAAAEHADVSLPFGGVPLAVKELLPVAGWPDTEASVALADRVADADSIPVERLRQGGVIPTVQTTSSEFGGVNQTTTKLHGVTRNPWGPDRTPGGSSGGSAAGVAGGMFALATASDGGGSIRIPAGFCGLVGLKPTYGRVPKGPMVGNLTAVEGCVSRSVRDTARWMDVTNGADPRDPFSLPRVDGFENDLGAGIGDLRGLRVAIVPDLGCAVVAPETEEIVIAAAEELLAAMGASRVALDLRLPNVMGAWGLTGGIGLRKELGDRWPACAGDLTGMMRASVESAEKRIDLDAMVKAETRRIELNVAMGAVFGDVDVVLAATNPSTAFDAEGHLPSEFGGRESNAGNNGALTAPSNIYGNPAISLPAGNASDGLPVGLQVLAAHHREKLLLDIALLWERTRPWALTA; from the coding sequence ATGAGCGACGGACCATGGCAGGGCGATGTGATCTCGTTGGTGGAGGCGTATCGCTCCGGCGAGCGCCATCCACGCGAGGAGGTGCAGGCCACGCTCGACGCGGCAGCCGATGATCCGCTCAACGCGGTGTGCCATGTGGACGGTGACGCCGCCCTCGCCGCGGCCGAGCACGCGGACGTGTCGCTGCCGTTCGGCGGCGTGCCGCTGGCGGTCAAGGAGCTGTTGCCGGTCGCGGGATGGCCCGACACCGAGGCATCGGTCGCGCTGGCCGATCGGGTCGCCGACGCCGACTCGATCCCGGTCGAGCGGCTCCGGCAGGGTGGTGTGATTCCGACCGTGCAGACGACGTCGAGCGAGTTCGGCGGGGTGAACCAGACCACGACGAAGCTGCACGGCGTCACCCGGAATCCGTGGGGACCCGACCGCACCCCGGGCGGCTCGTCCGGCGGTTCCGCGGCCGGTGTCGCCGGCGGGATGTTCGCGCTGGCCACGGCGAGCGACGGCGGCGGTTCGATCCGCATCCCGGCCGGCTTCTGTGGTCTCGTCGGGCTCAAGCCGACCTACGGCCGCGTCCCCAAGGGACCGATGGTGGGGAACCTCACTGCGGTCGAGGGCTGCGTCAGCCGCAGCGTGCGCGACACGGCACGCTGGATGGACGTCACCAACGGCGCCGATCCCCGTGATCCGTTCAGCCTTCCCCGCGTCGACGGGTTCGAGAACGACCTCGGTGCCGGTATCGGTGACCTGCGCGGCCTGCGGGTGGCCATCGTGCCCGACCTCGGCTGCGCGGTCGTGGCGCCCGAGACCGAGGAGATCGTGATCGCGGCGGCCGAGGAACTCCTCGCCGCGATGGGTGCCTCGCGGGTCGCGCTCGATCTCCGTCTGCCCAACGTGATGGGGGCGTGGGGCCTGACCGGCGGCATCGGCCTGCGCAAGGAGCTCGGCGACCGGTGGCCGGCCTGTGCCGGGGATCTCACCGGGATGATGCGGGCGAGTGTCGAGAGCGCCGAGAAGCGCATCGACCTCGACGCGATGGTGAAGGCCGAGACCCGGCGGATCGAGCTCAACGTGGCGATGGGCGCAGTGTTCGGCGACGTGGACGTCGTCCTGGCGGCGACGAACCCGTCGACGGCGTTCGACGCCGAGGGCCATCTGCCATCGGAGTTCGGCGGGCGGGAGAGCAACGCCGGCAACAATGGCGCGCTGACCGCGCCGTCGAACATCTACGGCAACCCCGCGATCTCCCTCCCGGCCGGCAATGCGAGCGACGGGCTCCCGGTGGGTCTGCAGGTCCTCGCCGCCCACCATCGCGAGAAGCTCCTGCTCGACATCGCCCTGCTCTGGGAACGCACCCGCCCCTGGGCCCTCACCGCCTGA
- a CDS encoding class I adenylate-forming enzyme family protein: MSPTAPTMTVPEANAFLTGEGGFFETTTETVGGVEMTVVKNRMGNLRELLAASANHGGGDARYYLFDDGTQATFAENIATAAALGTGLRERYGIEPGDRIAVLGANSPEWIQTFWATVQQGAIAVAMNGWWTGDEIRYGLELTTPKVLVADRRRLERLEGDPGVLVVVMEDDVRELIELGAGAALSEVPIAEDDPAAILFTSGTTGRPKGAVTTHRNFLAYVSCAFMLGAREAVRFPAGNDGPADPPLRLAASPLFHISGLHASAITAVASGLGSLWTTGRFDPEKVLRLTQEHRLTAWGGVTTQMWRIIEHPRFHEYDTSSVQSIGGGGSVWSPELLRACREALPHATHAVGVGYGLTECAGLATGASDDVLRAHPETVGYPIPTADVRILDDEDNELPDGEIGNVCIKGPMVIPGYWDNPEATAETIRPGGWLRTGDFGHMADGMLFLASRRKDLIIRGGENIYPTEIENRIDEHPDVMEVAVIGVDHRELGQEVKAVVVPREGATLDARQLGEWVARTLATFKVPAHWEFQTEPLPRNATGKVLKAVVAGEAENTFIEEP; this comes from the coding sequence ATGAGCCCCACCGCACCCACCATGACCGTCCCCGAGGCCAACGCCTTCCTGACCGGTGAGGGCGGGTTCTTCGAGACCACGACCGAGACGGTCGGCGGCGTGGAGATGACGGTCGTCAAGAACCGGATGGGCAACCTCCGCGAATTGCTCGCCGCCTCGGCGAACCACGGGGGCGGTGACGCTCGCTACTACCTGTTCGACGACGGCACCCAGGCGACGTTCGCCGAGAACATCGCGACCGCGGCGGCGCTCGGTACGGGGCTGCGGGAGCGCTACGGGATCGAGCCGGGCGACCGGATCGCCGTGCTCGGCGCCAACTCGCCCGAGTGGATCCAGACCTTCTGGGCGACGGTGCAGCAGGGCGCGATCGCCGTCGCCATGAACGGCTGGTGGACCGGCGACGAGATCCGCTACGGCCTCGAGCTCACCACGCCGAAGGTGCTGGTGGCGGACCGCCGCCGCCTCGAACGACTCGAGGGCGATCCGGGGGTTCTCGTCGTGGTGATGGAGGACGACGTCCGGGAGCTCATCGAGCTCGGCGCCGGCGCCGCCCTCTCCGAGGTGCCGATCGCCGAGGACGATCCGGCGGCCATCCTCTTCACGTCCGGCACCACCGGTCGCCCGAAGGGCGCCGTCACCACCCACCGGAACTTCCTCGCCTACGTGTCGTGCGCCTTCATGCTCGGCGCCCGCGAGGCTGTCCGCTTCCCGGCCGGCAACGACGGCCCGGCGGACCCGCCGTTGCGGCTCGCCGCGAGCCCCCTGTTCCACATCTCCGGACTCCACGCCTCGGCGATCACCGCGGTCGCATCCGGCCTGGGCAGCCTCTGGACCACCGGCCGCTTCGATCCCGAGAAGGTGCTGCGACTCACCCAGGAGCACCGGCTCACCGCCTGGGGCGGCGTGACGACCCAGATGTGGCGCATCATCGAACACCCGCGGTTCCACGAGTACGACACGTCGAGCGTGCAGTCGATCGGGGGCGGCGGGTCGGTCTGGTCGCCGGAGCTGCTGCGCGCCTGCCGCGAGGCGCTCCCCCACGCGACCCACGCCGTCGGCGTCGGCTACGGGCTGACCGAGTGCGCCGGGCTCGCCACGGGGGCCTCGGACGACGTGCTGCGCGCCCACCCCGAGACGGTCGGCTATCCGATCCCGACCGCCGACGTCCGGATCCTCGACGACGAGGACAACGAGCTCCCCGACGGCGAGATCGGCAACGTCTGCATCAAAGGCCCGATGGTCATCCCCGGCTACTGGGACAACCCGGAAGCGACCGCGGAGACGATCCGGCCGGGCGGATGGCTGCGAACCGGCGACTTCGGCCACATGGCCGACGGCATGCTCTTCCTCGCCAGCCGGCGCAAGGACCTGATCATCCGGGGCGGCGAGAACATCTATCCGACGGAGATCGAGAACCGCATCGACGAACATCCGGACGTGATGGAGGTCGCCGTGATCGGGGTCGATCATCGCGAGCTCGGCCAGGAGGTCAAGGCCGTCGTCGTGCCCCGTGAGGGCGCGACGCTCGATGCCCGACAGCTCGGCGAGTGGGTGGCCCGGACGCTCGCGACCTTCAAGGTGCCGGCCCACTGGGAGTTCCAGACCGAGCCCCTCCCCCGCAACGCCACCGGCAAGGTCCTCAAAGCCGTGGTCGCCGGCGAAGCCGAGAACACCTTCATCGAAGAACCCTGA
- a CDS encoding acyl-CoA dehydrogenase family protein produces the protein MDVRLDPALEDFQDEVRTWLEEHVVGEFAAYRGKGLTGHEDIPVEVQLAWEKELAGGGWLGIDFPESIGGRGCTLAEQVVFFKTYVEARAPGRLPNVGVTLLGPTVMAFGDEEQQRRFVPPILSGDEMWCQGYSEPDAGSDLANVKTRAELVDGRWVINGQKVWTSLATVADWAFVVARTEKGSERHQGLSYLLVPMDQPGVEVRPIVQITGGSEFNETFFSDAVTEESLVVGGVGNGWKVAMGTLAFERGASTLGQQVSFRQEFDDMVAIAKANGRWDDPVIRDQLMESYIELEILRYNQLRMLTALTSDGVPGPEMSIGKLFWASWHRRMGELLVSVKGPAAMIGGPDAHTGHEIPGDGVHPVYPTDRDQRTFLYSRAHTIYGGSNQVQRNVIGERVLGLPREPR, from the coding sequence ATGGACGTACGGCTCGACCCCGCACTCGAGGATTTCCAGGACGAGGTTCGCACCTGGCTGGAGGAGCATGTCGTCGGCGAGTTCGCGGCCTATCGCGGGAAGGGCCTCACGGGTCACGAGGACATCCCGGTCGAGGTGCAGCTCGCCTGGGAGAAGGAACTCGCCGGCGGGGGCTGGCTGGGCATCGACTTCCCGGAGTCGATCGGCGGTCGCGGTTGCACGCTCGCCGAGCAGGTCGTGTTCTTCAAGACCTATGTCGAAGCGCGTGCGCCGGGCCGGCTTCCCAACGTCGGCGTCACCCTGCTCGGCCCGACCGTGATGGCGTTCGGAGACGAGGAGCAGCAGCGTCGGTTCGTGCCGCCGATCCTGTCCGGCGACGAGATGTGGTGCCAGGGCTACTCCGAACCCGACGCGGGCTCGGACCTCGCGAACGTGAAGACGCGCGCCGAACTCGTCGACGGCCGGTGGGTGATCAACGGGCAGAAGGTGTGGACCTCGCTCGCCACGGTCGCCGACTGGGCGTTCGTCGTGGCCCGCACCGAGAAGGGGAGCGAACGCCACCAGGGTCTGAGCTATCTGCTCGTCCCGATGGATCAGCCCGGGGTGGAGGTCCGCCCGATCGTGCAGATCACCGGCGGCAGTGAGTTCAACGAGACGTTCTTCAGCGACGCGGTGACCGAGGAGTCGCTCGTCGTCGGGGGCGTGGGGAACGGATGGAAGGTGGCGATGGGGACCCTCGCGTTCGAACGCGGCGCGTCGACGCTCGGCCAGCAGGTGTCGTTCCGCCAGGAGTTCGACGACATGGTCGCCATCGCGAAGGCGAACGGACGCTGGGACGACCCGGTGATTCGGGATCAGTTGATGGAGAGCTACATCGAGCTGGAGATCCTCCGCTACAACCAGCTGCGCATGCTCACGGCGCTCACCAGCGACGGCGTGCCCGGCCCGGAGATGTCGATCGGCAAGCTGTTCTGGGCGAGCTGGCATCGGCGGATGGGCGAGCTGCTCGTGTCCGTGAAGGGCCCTGCCGCGATGATCGGCGGGCCCGACGCCCACACCGGCCACGAAATCCCCGGCGACGGCGTCCACCCCGTCTACCCGACCGACCGCGATCAGCGAACGTTCCTCTACAGCCGGGCCCACACCATCTACGGCGGGTCGAACCAGGTACAGCGCAACGTGATCGGCGAACGGGTGTTGGGCCTCCCGCGCGAGCCGCGGTAG
- a CDS encoding DUF6159 family protein: protein MGRISNTFELAKVSWSVLRKDRELLWIPVLSFLASVVVLAALLVPAIALIDTSSTTSSGEETTVDPALAVIGIIATLALSVISVFFNGALVAGAHERLSGGDPTVSSAMRRAMSRIGGLVPWALLTATVGMILRSLRERAGFLGRIVVGAIGFAWELASFLTVPAIVIDEQGAIDGLKTSGRLLRETWGENIAARVGFGLLTFLLLLPAIAVVAIMGALGGAALILGIVIAVFYVALVIVVMTALNAVFQTALYLYATSGTVPSDFAGSNLRNTFGSR from the coding sequence ATGGGCAGAATCTCGAACACGTTCGAACTCGCGAAGGTCTCCTGGTCGGTGCTGCGCAAGGACCGGGAGCTGCTCTGGATTCCCGTCCTGTCGTTCCTCGCCTCGGTCGTGGTGCTCGCCGCACTGCTCGTTCCCGCGATCGCGTTGATCGACACGAGCTCCACCACGTCGAGCGGTGAGGAGACGACGGTCGACCCGGCGCTCGCCGTCATCGGCATCATCGCGACACTGGCCCTCAGCGTGATCAGCGTGTTCTTCAACGGGGCACTCGTCGCCGGCGCCCACGAACGACTGAGCGGCGGTGACCCCACCGTCAGCTCGGCGATGCGCCGGGCGATGTCGCGGATCGGCGGCCTGGTCCCGTGGGCGCTGCTCACGGCGACCGTCGGCATGATCCTCCGCTCGCTGCGGGAGCGGGCCGGCTTTCTCGGGCGAATCGTGGTCGGGGCGATCGGGTTCGCGTGGGAGCTGGCGTCGTTTCTGACCGTGCCCGCGATCGTGATCGACGAGCAGGGTGCGATCGACGGCCTGAAGACGTCCGGCCGCCTGCTGCGCGAGACCTGGGGCGAGAACATCGCCGCGCGGGTCGGCTTCGGTCTGCTGACGTTCCTGCTGTTGCTCCCGGCCATCGCCGTCGTCGCGATCATGGGGGCCCTCGGTGGCGCCGCGCTGATCCTCGGCATCGTCATCGCCGTGTTCTACGTGGCCCTCGTCATCGTGGTGATGACGGCGCTCAACGCGGTCTTCCAGACGGCGCTCTATCTCTACGCGACGAGTGGCACGGTGCCGTCGGACTTCGCAGGCTCGAATCTGCGCAACACGTTCGGCAGCCGCTGA
- a CDS encoding class I adenylate-forming enzyme family protein codes for MLTEISRRAAADFTDTIAYLSDDGVAITYAELERAAEEVAGGFAAEGIGEGDVLALVLPSVVDYVVYYLAAARVGAVTAGINPKLRPREITNCLRVLDPARVIATTELTEGVTAAGLTADVIVPGTDGASLAALHRTGDRAPVPDLADDDDRPVCICFTSGSTGMPKGAWYTNRQLRRIAELDTGGAWGGGGHGLSSTQFAHVGFMTKLPWLLASGRTTHLLRRWSAGPVLQLIADHHMPAVTGVAPQLALMVRHPLIRELDFSAVNAVVAGGAASPPALVRECRERFGAGYSIRYSSTESGGIGLGTALDADDEEAFHTIGRPRPGVEASIRDEDGTPLPDGEIGELWLRSDCVMSGYWNDPETTAETLVDGWLRTGDLAHVDDAGCYRLSGRLKEMFIRGGYNVYPMEVESVLVAHPAVAEIALVPRPDDVMGEIGVAVVVPTDPAAPPGLDELRTFGADELAAYKLPEAIRILDALPRNSSDKVDRRELAAGEAAD; via the coding sequence GTGCTCACGGAAATCAGTCGGCGCGCGGCCGCCGACTTCACGGACACGATCGCCTATCTGAGCGACGACGGCGTCGCCATCACCTACGCCGAACTCGAACGCGCCGCCGAGGAGGTCGCGGGAGGCTTCGCGGCCGAAGGAATCGGTGAGGGCGACGTCCTGGCCCTCGTGCTTCCCTCCGTCGTCGACTATGTCGTCTACTACCTCGCGGCGGCGCGCGTCGGCGCAGTCACCGCCGGGATCAATCCGAAGCTCCGACCGCGCGAGATCACCAACTGCCTCCGGGTCCTCGACCCCGCCCGCGTGATCGCCACCACGGAACTGACGGAGGGAGTGACGGCCGCGGGACTCACCGCGGACGTGATCGTCCCCGGCACCGACGGCGCCTCGCTCGCCGCGCTCCATCGCACCGGCGACCGCGCCCCGGTGCCCGACCTCGCCGACGACGACGACCGCCCGGTCTGCATCTGCTTCACCTCCGGGTCGACGGGCATGCCGAAGGGCGCCTGGTACACGAACCGCCAGCTGCGCCGGATCGCCGAGCTCGACACCGGCGGCGCCTGGGGTGGCGGCGGACACGGGCTCTCCTCCACCCAGTTCGCCCACGTCGGCTTCATGACGAAGCTGCCCTGGCTGCTCGCGAGCGGACGTACGACCCACCTGCTTCGCCGCTGGTCCGCCGGACCGGTGCTCCAACTCATCGCCGACCACCACATGCCCGCGGTGACCGGGGTGGCGCCCCAGCTCGCCCTGATGGTGCGACATCCACTCATCCGAGAGCTCGACTTCTCCGCGGTCAACGCCGTCGTCGCGGGCGGAGCTGCATCGCCACCGGCGCTCGTACGCGAATGCCGGGAGCGCTTCGGCGCCGGCTACTCGATCCGCTACTCGTCCACGGAGTCCGGCGGCATCGGTCTGGGCACCGCCCTCGATGCCGACGACGAGGAGGCGTTCCACACCATCGGTCGACCGCGCCCTGGCGTCGAAGCCTCGATCCGCGACGAGGACGGCACGCCGCTGCCGGATGGCGAGATCGGCGAGCTCTGGCTGCGCTCGGACTGTGTCATGAGCGGATACTGGAACGATCCGGAGACCACCGCCGAGACCCTGGTCGACGGCTGGCTACGGACCGGGGATCTCGCCCACGTCGACGACGCCGGCTGCTACCGGCTGTCCGGCCGGCTGAAGGAGATGTTCATCCGCGGCGGGTACAACGTCTACCCGATGGAGGTCGAGTCCGTGCTCGTCGCCCATCCGGCCGTCGCCGAGATCGCCCTCGTTCCTCGGCCCGACGACGTGATGGGCGAGATCGGCGTGGCGGTCGTGGTCCCCACGGACCCGGCCGCACCCCCGGGTCTCGACGAGCTCCGCACCTTCGGCGCCGACGAACTCGCCGCCTACAAGTTGCCCGAGGCGATCCGCATCCTCGACGCGTTGCCCCGCAACTCGAGCGACAAGGTCGACCGCCGGGAGCTCGCCGCCGGGGAAGCCGCCGACTGA